Proteins co-encoded in one Arachis stenosperma cultivar V10309 chromosome 7, arast.V10309.gnm1.PFL2, whole genome shotgun sequence genomic window:
- the LOC130940200 gene encoding B-box zinc finger protein 22 — protein sequence MKIQCNVCEAAEAKVLCCADEAALCWECDEKVHAANKLASKHQRVPLSMSSSHMPKCDICQEAFGYFFCLEDRALLCRKCDVAIHTANTYVSGHQRFLLTGVRVGLEATEPGGTSSTSLKSDSGEKASDTKSSSVSRKVSTMPQSSDYNEMLPLDAGGVGEMPPAKESYGGGSTAGNISPWPIEEFLGLNDFGQGYNYMEGSSKADSGKLGDSDSPVLRSVEEEMGMEDDDEYLSRVPDSSWTVQQVPSPPTASGLYWPKDPQFSSDHAMFVPDICCSPMQETRYSRWRRHHL from the exons ATGAAGATTCAGTGCAACGTGTGTGAGGCTGCTGAGGCTAAAGTTCTTTGCTGTGCTGATGAGGCTGCGCTTTGTTGGGAGTGTGATGAGAAGGTTCATGCTGCTAACAAGCTCGCTAGCAAGCACCAGAGGGTTCCACTTTCCatgtcttcttctcacatgccCAAATGTGATATTTGTCAG GAAGCATTTGGCTATTTCTTCTGTCTAGAGGATCGAGCTTTACTGTGTCGAAAGTGTGATGTGGCAATACACACGGCGAATACTTATGTCTCCGGTCATCAGAGGTTTCTTCTCACTGGTGTAAGAGTAGGTCTAGAAGCAACCGAGCCCGGTGGtacttcttcaacttctttgaAGTCGGATTCTGGGGAGAAAGCTTCCGACACTAAGTCCTCTTCTGTCTCCAGAAAGGTGTCGACGATGCCCCAGTCGTCGGATTACAATGAAATGTTACCCCTTGATGCTGGGGGAGTTGGCGAGATGCCTCCGGCTAAGGAGTCTTATGGTGGTGGTTCTACTGCCGGAAATATCTCACCGTGGCCGATCGAAGAATTCCTTGGCCTAAATGATTTCGGTCAAGGTTATAATTACATGGAAGGATCATCAAAG GCTGATAGTGGTAAGCTTGGGGATTCTGATTCTCCGGTCTTAAGATCCGTCGAAGAGGAAATGGGAATGGAAGACGACGATGAGTACCTGAGCCGCGTTCCGGATTCATCGTGGACAGTTCAGCAGGTCCCTTCTCCTCCTACAGCTTCGGGGTTGTACTGGCCGAAAGACCCTCAGTTTTCATCCGACCATGCTATGTTTGTTCCGGACATATGCTGTTCTCCCATGCAAGAGACTCGGTATTCGAGGTGGCGGAGGCACCACCTTTGA
- the LOC130940683 gene encoding NADH kinase — MAMKRLLLLLKPFNVSAPPPSQTHPQVLHFLDSRHKMHHEAVNFCQAIVKKKSVQGKAVLRNNLSEPIKDVDMVVTVGGDGTLLEASHYMDDTIPVLGVNSDPTRVDEVEKFSSEFDATRSTGHLCAATVENFEQVLDGILEGQIVPSKLTRIMTSVNAHQLSTFALNDILVAHPCPASLSRFSFSIKKDDQFCSPRVNCRSSGLRVSTAAGSTAAMHSAGGFPMHILSQDLQYMVREPISHGAVSDFMHGLVEHDQKMDTTWSSRRGVIYIDGSHVNYSIKNGDFIQISSKAPVLKIFLPHQLLQLKNT; from the exons ATGGCAATGAAGAGATTgctattattgttgaaaccctTCAACGTATCTGCACCACCACCTTCCCAAACTCACCCTCAG GTCTTACATTTCTTGGATAGTAGGCATAAGATGCACCATGAAGCCGTAAACTTCTGTCAAGCAATTGTAAAGAAAAAGTCAGTGCAAGGGAAAGCTGTGCTCCGCAATAATTTGTCTGAGCCTATTAAAGATGTGGACATGGTTGTTACAGTTGGTGGTGATGGAACCCTTTTGGAGGCCAGTCATTATATGGATGACACAATTCCTGTTCTTGGAGTGAATTCTGACCCTACACGGGTTGATGAG GTGGAAAAGTTCAGCAGTGAGTTTGACGCTACCAGAAGCACTGGCCATCTTTGCGCTGCAACTGTTGAAAACTTTGAACAA GTTTTAGACGGCATACTTGAAGGTCAAATTGTTCCTTCCAAGTTAACGAGGATAATGACATCTGTGAATGCACATCAGTTATCAACTTTTGCTCTGAATGATATCTTGGTTGCGCATCCTTGTCCGGCATCACTTTCTAGGTTCTCTTTCAG TATAAAAAAGGACGATCAGTTCTGTTCACCACGAGTTAACTGTAGATCAAGTGGTCTAAGAGTCTCAACGGCTGCCGGTTCAACAGCAGCAATGCATTCGGCCGGAGGATTTCCAATGCACATTTTATCACAGGATCTTCAGTATATGGTAAGGGAGCCGATTTCACATGGGGCTGTGTCCGACTTCATGCATGGATTGGTTGAACATGACCAGAAAATGGACACTACATGGTCTAGTAGAAGAGGTGTGATATATATTGATGGTTCTCATGTCAATTATTCCATAAAGAATGGGGATTTCATTCAGATATCTTCTAAAGCACCAGTTCTGAAAATTTTCTTGCCTCATCAACTGTTACAATTGAAAAATACTTGA